Proteins from a genomic interval of Medicago truncatula cultivar Jemalong A17 chromosome 3, MtrunA17r5.0-ANR, whole genome shotgun sequence:
- the LOC11411328 gene encoding KH domain-containing protein At3g08620, whose product MYNQISSPSSQRTNSPNINMRSNFDAESQYLMELLSEHQKLGPFMQVLPLCSRLLNQEILRVSGKNGLLQNHQGFNDFDRMQFMNQSHMASSDLKPNFTGWNSLSHDMLAEVKGLNMDWQTAPVVPNSHIVKKILRLDIPKDGYPNFNFVGRLLGPRGNSLKRVEATTGCRVYIRGKGSIKDLDKEELLRGRPGYEHLSDELHILIEAELPANIVDVRLRHAQEIIEELLKPVDESQDLYKRQQLRELAMLNSNFREESPQLSGSVSPFTSNEIKRPKTEQ is encoded by the exons ATGTATAATCAGATTTCTTCACCTTCTTCTCAAAGGACTAATTCACCAAATATAAACATGAGAAGCAATTTTGATGCTGAAAG tCAGTACTTAATGGAGCTTTTATCAGAACATCAGAAACTTGGACCTTTCATGCAAGTCTTACCCTTGTGTAGCAGACTCCTCAATCAAG AGATTTTGAGGGTTTCTGGAAAGAATGGATTGTTACAGAATCATCAAGGGTTTAATGATTTTGATAGAATGCAATTTATGAACCAAAGTCATATGGCTTCTTCAGATTTGAAACCAAACTTCACTGGCTGGAATAGCCTGTCACATGAT ATGTTAGCTGAAGTGAAGGGACTGAACATGGATTGGCAAACAGCACCAGTTGTTCCAAATTCTCACATTGTGAAGAAGATATTGCGCTTAGATATTCCTAAGGATGGCTATCCAAAT tttaatTTTGTTGGGAGGCTTCTTGGCCCTAGGGGTAATTCACTGAAGCGTGTAGAGGCTACCACAGGTTGCCGCGTATATATTAGAGGGAAAGGTTCAATTAAAGACCTAGACAAG GAAGAATTGTTAAGGGGAAGGCCAGGCTATGAGCACCTGAGTGATGAACTTCACATCTTAATTGAAGCTGAACTACCTGCTAATATTGTCGATGTAAGGTTGAGGCACGCACAAGAAATCATAGAAGAGCTACTTAAGCCTGTG GATGAGTCACAGGACCTTTACAAGAGGCAACAACTAAGAGAACTTGCTATGCTCAATTCCAACTTCAGAGAAGAGAGCCCTCAACTGAGTGGCAGTGTCTCTCCATTCACTtccaatgaaataaaaaggcCCAAAACTGAGCAATAA